One Sporocytophaga myxococcoides DNA segment encodes these proteins:
- a CDS encoding glycoside hydrolase family 9 protein, with translation MKKIYCILFILISFSQSLFSQTLTNADYQKALWMTTRFYGAQRSGDNNWTIYNHLPAGVPAGLRGKAFIADADGAHDLSGGWHDCGDHVKFGQTQFYSAYILLKGYAEFKTGYDDRYSFDYQGYKAANKWNFEDNAHDPNCIPDVLDEMKHEAEFLIKCIPNSSTFYYQVGKGGCPGDHCRWETAVKMQTNDANNGGQPRPVYKNPQDASMPSFCGATLALMSRMYKKFDAAFAATCLQHAVYAYNYAKANPGTVGSAGGGQYGAKTNWKDDFATLCAELYWATGNVAYRTEAISQGPITPNMGYTFDYANTGEIALYNLAVLGDAASLTTFNNRITGHFLADGSRNGQGVYNAHGGGWGALRYNANSSFLIALYCKLNNNYTAPVLEKLHKDIDYIMGANTSKRSYIVGFVPGGTGYVSPLKPHHRNAFLRDDNPAGTDNSLTIPAKNQQLGALVGGKRDGTYNDNREDYVNSEVGIDYNAGLVGALGFINSRVAPVDTNKFCGNPPTCEIPSLGADISTCGTTFPIQLNSNTSAGSSIRFTWKKISPTASVLVNSSGNAADNKYAVTAANGAGTYVVIRDSLDAANAVACSKSDTIVISSTLPVPVLSPTGAIDLCNPAFVNLTVTNAAGFPGSTIWQWSLDGNNLTGEEAQALLNVRKAGVYKIAASIAGCTTTEASITITSSMPIPVDGCASAAPIKLSIAGATGGPYNWYATATSTTPLATGVTTFDAPAAGTYYVQDMSSTAGSVGPTTVYSGGSSWGAAPAGNVLLFNVTKDFTLTSFKVPFGNIYSNNTAATITVEIVNSSGVPLSPVKTFTSEPVNVTTAMANSLITFNFTGFDIKSAWGANLGMRISFLNLNGEPFWHSTGASYPYVSNPSGIVSITGTLGGQADANDYMYFYDWKISTGNNCSRLPVIATIGAGCEITPVRLLEFKGTRENNVTSLSWITASEENSSYFEIQRSTNGKEFTGIGKVQAAGISSSVLYYTFEDRYPVNGLFYYRLKQVDFDGSHELSKIVTVSNEDQTRISLVPNPFLKSSQLSIVSPYNSSYSAYVVDLSGMIVETAENLGVGEKVDIGASLSSGMYLLKVVVHGKTYHVKMVKN, from the coding sequence ATGAAAAAGATTTATTGTATTTTATTTATCCTCATCAGTTTTAGTCAATCACTGTTTTCTCAGACTCTCACAAATGCAGATTATCAAAAAGCATTGTGGATGACCACAAGATTTTATGGAGCTCAAAGATCTGGTGATAATAACTGGACTATTTATAATCATTTACCGGCTGGTGTGCCTGCAGGTTTAAGAGGTAAGGCCTTTATTGCTGATGCAGACGGGGCACATGACCTTTCCGGCGGTTGGCATGATTGCGGGGATCATGTAAAGTTTGGGCAGACGCAGTTTTATTCTGCTTATATTCTCCTCAAAGGTTATGCAGAATTTAAGACTGGATATGATGATAGGTATTCATTCGATTATCAAGGATATAAAGCTGCAAATAAGTGGAATTTTGAAGATAATGCCCATGATCCAAATTGTATTCCTGATGTCTTGGATGAAATGAAACATGAGGCAGAGTTTCTTATTAAATGTATTCCAAATTCATCTACATTTTATTACCAGGTAGGAAAAGGTGGTTGTCCAGGAGATCATTGCAGGTGGGAGACCGCAGTTAAAATGCAGACCAACGACGCAAATAATGGTGGACAGCCAAGACCAGTATATAAAAATCCTCAGGATGCTTCAATGCCGTCTTTCTGTGGTGCCACACTAGCATTAATGTCAAGAATGTATAAAAAATTTGATGCGGCTTTTGCAGCCACTTGTCTTCAACATGCCGTCTATGCATATAATTATGCCAAGGCAAATCCTGGTACTGTTGGCTCTGCAGGGGGTGGCCAGTATGGAGCAAAAACAAATTGGAAGGATGATTTTGCTACTTTGTGTGCAGAGTTGTATTGGGCTACAGGTAATGTTGCTTATAGGACGGAAGCCATTAGCCAGGGACCAATAACTCCGAACATGGGTTATACTTTTGATTATGCAAATACAGGGGAGATTGCCTTGTATAATTTGGCTGTGTTAGGAGATGCAGCTTCATTAACTACATTTAATAACCGAATAACCGGTCACTTTCTGGCGGATGGAAGCAGAAATGGGCAAGGGGTTTATAATGCTCACGGAGGAGGTTGGGGGGCATTACGCTACAATGCTAATTCATCTTTTCTAATTGCCTTATACTGCAAGCTAAATAACAATTATACAGCTCCTGTTCTGGAAAAGCTGCACAAGGATATAGATTATATAATGGGAGCAAATACTTCCAAAAGATCTTATATCGTAGGGTTCGTTCCTGGAGGAACTGGCTATGTTTCCCCTCTAAAACCCCACCATCGGAATGCATTTCTTAGAGATGACAACCCAGCCGGAACGGATAACAGTCTTACAATTCCAGCAAAAAATCAACAGTTGGGAGCTTTGGTTGGCGGTAAACGCGATGGTACCTATAATGACAATCGGGAAGATTATGTTAATTCAGAAGTTGGTATAGATTATAATGCAGGATTAGTTGGTGCTCTTGGATTTATTAATTCAAGAGTTGCTCCTGTGGATACAAATAAATTTTGTGGAAATCCACCAACATGTGAAATCCCATCTCTTGGAGCAGACATAAGCACTTGTGGCACTACTTTTCCTATTCAGTTAAACTCAAATACATCTGCAGGTAGTTCAATAAGATTTACATGGAAGAAGATCAGTCCGACCGCATCTGTTCTTGTAAACAGTAGTGGTAATGCTGCCGATAATAAATATGCAGTTACGGCAGCTAACGGCGCAGGAACGTATGTAGTGATAAGAGATTCCTTAGATGCAGCGAATGCTGTTGCCTGCAGTAAGTCAGATACTATTGTCATCAGCAGTACATTGCCTGTCCCTGTTTTATCACCGACTGGTGCTATCGATTTATGCAATCCGGCCTTTGTAAATCTTACAGTTACAAATGCTGCAGGTTTTCCAGGCTCTACCATCTGGCAATGGAGCCTCGATGGTAATAACCTGACAGGAGAAGAAGCCCAAGCGTTGCTTAATGTGAGAAAAGCAGGAGTTTATAAAATTGCTGCAAGTATAGCAGGTTGTACAACCACAGAAGCAAGTATAACTATTACTTCAAGTATGCCTATCCCCGTTGATGGTTGTGCTTCTGCTGCTCCAATTAAACTTTCAATAGCTGGCGCCACTGGAGGGCCATATAACTGGTATGCGACAGCAACTTCTACTACTCCTTTGGCTACCGGAGTTACTACCTTTGATGCACCGGCTGCCGGAACATACTATGTTCAGGATATGAGCAGTACTGCAGGAAGTGTTGGGCCAACTACAGTATATAGCGGTGGCAGCAGCTGGGGAGCTGCTCCTGCCGGTAATGTTTTACTATTTAATGTCACTAAGGATTTTACTCTTACTTCATTCAAAGTGCCGTTTGGAAATATTTATTCTAACAATACTGCTGCAACTATTACTGTGGAAATAGTGAATAGTTCAGGAGTACCACTTAGTCCTGTCAAGACATTTACATCAGAGCCTGTAAATGTCACTACAGCAATGGCAAATAGTCTGATTACCTTTAATTTCACAGGATTTGACATCAAATCTGCCTGGGGAGCGAATCTTGGAATGAGGATATCTTTTCTCAATCTGAATGGTGAGCCTTTCTGGCATTCCACAGGAGCATCATATCCTTATGTTTCTAATCCTTCAGGAATTGTATCAATTACAGGAACTCTCGGAGGACAAGCCGATGCAAATGATTACATGTATTTCTATGACTGGAAAATTTCAACTGGAAATAACTGTAGTAGGCTGCCGGTTATTGCAACTATTGGCGCTGGTTGTGAGATTACTCCTGTAAGATTATTGGAGTTTAAGGGAACTCGAGAAAATAATGTTACTTCCTTAAGCTGGATTACTGCATCAGAGGAAAACAGCAGTTATTTCGAAATACAGAGATCCACTAATGGTAAAGAATTTACCGGAATCGGAAAGGTTCAGGCAGCGGGTATCAGCTCATCTGTCTTATATTACACATTTGAAGACCGATATCCTGTTAATGGTTTGTTCTATTATCGACTGAAGCAGGTTGATTTTGATGGGTCACATGAGTTAAGTAAAATTGTTACTGTTTCTAATGAGGATCAGACAAGAATAAGTCTTGTCCCAAATCCTTTTCTGAAATCATCTCAATTGTCAATAGTTTCTCCATATAACAGCAGCTATTCTGCATATGTGGTTGACCTCTCGGGTATGATAGTGGAAACAGCAGAAAATCTTGGAGTAGGGGAAAAAGTTGATATCGGAGCTTCATTAAGCTCTGGAATGTATCTTCTAAAAGTAGTTGTGCATGGAAAGACATACCATGTGAAGATGGTTAAGAATTGA
- a CDS encoding YcxB family protein: protein MIIKTKKYQLPKNTYVKIALTNLVKKQWWYIFGPILFGCIAFFLPDYKWWFIVTAIIAVVGYILFWAIQFTGVTQLPQNQIMFDKLTYEIDSRQVLIKLNPKQGSPIQWNMVVAAEKSKDAYLLIINKAQIIHLPFKIFNSDNDIRFMDSILKRKEYIK from the coding sequence ATGATTATCAAAACTAAAAAGTACCAGTTACCTAAAAACACTTACGTAAAGATTGCCCTTACAAACCTTGTCAAAAAACAATGGTGGTATATATTCGGACCAATATTGTTCGGATGTATCGCCTTTTTCCTTCCGGATTACAAATGGTGGTTTATTGTTACTGCAATCATCGCTGTTGTTGGATACATCCTTTTCTGGGCGATACAGTTTACCGGAGTTACCCAATTACCACAAAATCAAATAATGTTTGATAAACTTACCTATGAAATTGATAGCAGACAGGTACTCATCAAATTAAACCCTAAACAAGGAAGTCCGATTCAATGGAATATGGTAGTAGCTGCAGAAAAATCTAAGGACGCATATTTGCTTATCATCAACAAGGCTCAGATTATTCACTTGCCTTTTAAGATCTTCAATTCAGATAATGATATTCGTTTTATGGATAGCATTTTGAAAAGGAAAGAATATATTAAATAA
- the nadC gene encoding carboxylating nicotinate-nucleotide diphosphorylase: MNFLSEQAIFEFIDSALAEDVGTGDHSTLASVPPDAINKAQLLVKDEGVLAGIALAEMIFSRVDPDLKMEVLIPDGIRVKPKDVAFKVHGRARSILTGERLVLNCMQRMSGIATLTTTFNELIRDTGCKLLDTRKTTPNFRLPEKWAVSIGGGVNHRFGLYDMIILKDNHIDFAGGIKQAIESTRNYLEKHSLSLKIEVETRSLKEVEEVLNTGGIDRIMLDNMSPELMKEAVELIARKYETEASGGINESTIRSYALTGVDYISCGALTHSFKSLDLSLKAF, from the coding sequence GTGAATTTTCTTTCAGAACAAGCAATATTTGAGTTTATAGACTCAGCTCTTGCGGAGGACGTCGGAACAGGCGATCATTCCACATTGGCTTCTGTTCCTCCAGATGCCATTAATAAAGCTCAGCTTTTAGTAAAAGATGAGGGGGTATTAGCCGGCATAGCACTTGCAGAAATGATATTTTCAAGAGTGGATCCGGACCTCAAAATGGAAGTTCTTATTCCTGATGGAATCAGAGTAAAGCCAAAAGATGTTGCTTTTAAAGTACATGGCAGAGCCAGGTCAATCCTAACAGGAGAGAGACTAGTGCTCAATTGTATGCAAAGAATGAGCGGAATTGCAACGCTTACAACAACTTTTAATGAGCTAATCAGGGATACTGGCTGTAAACTTCTGGATACTAGAAAAACCACTCCTAATTTCCGTTTGCCTGAAAAATGGGCTGTTTCTATTGGAGGTGGGGTTAATCACAGATTCGGTTTATATGATATGATTATCCTTAAAGACAATCATATTGATTTTGCAGGGGGAATAAAACAAGCAATAGAATCAACCAGAAATTACCTTGAGAAACATTCTTTATCATTAAAAATAGAAGTGGAAACACGATCTCTTAAAGAAGTGGAAGAAGTACTCAATACAGGAGGTATTGACAGGATTATGCTTGACAATATGAGTCCTGAGCTTATGAAAGAAGCCGTGGAATTAATCGCCAGAAAATATGAAACTGAGGCATCGGGAGGCATAAATGAATCTACCATAAGATCCTATGCCCTAACAGGAGTTGACTATATTTCCTGTGGAGCTTTGACCCACTCCTTCAAAAGTCTGGATCTTAGTCTAAAAGCATTTTAA
- a CDS encoding DUF4783 domain-containing protein, with protein sequence MIFSKNVVGQSDVLEGTKNALKAGSSKDISKYFNDMVEIGLNKEDKKTYSKTQAEFVLRDFFKQYPPTDFQYVHQGSSKEGMKYTIGKYMYNGGTFRVITVVKQFRGSYLIDSIVFEE encoded by the coding sequence ATGATATTTAGTAAGAATGTAGTAGGCCAGTCCGATGTGCTTGAGGGCACTAAAAATGCCTTAAAAGCGGGAAGCTCAAAAGATATTTCGAAATATTTTAATGATATGGTGGAAATTGGCCTGAATAAGGAAGATAAAAAAACCTATAGCAAAACGCAGGCAGAATTCGTACTAAGAGATTTTTTCAAACAATACCCTCCTACAGATTTTCAATATGTACACCAGGGTTCTTCTAAAGAAGGAATGAAGTACACAATCGGAAAATATATGTATAATGGAGGCACATTCAGGGTAATAACAGTTGTTAAACAGTTTCGCGGAAGTTACCTGATTGATTCAATAGTATTTGAAGAGTAA